In Periplaneta americana isolate PAMFEO1 chromosome 4, P.americana_PAMFEO1_priV1, whole genome shotgun sequence, one DNA window encodes the following:
- the Osi16 gene encoding uncharacterized protein Osi16, giving the protein MFRRDSVRMDFRITTVLLAVIVIHHNSRLVTAEILTSTVDAKVETATHVYPSPSSEDSPSASWRNFDGSKNHVPLSAGDIMKKVMSKGCSHRYTFTCLKLDVVSLVDRLSETDKYQLLPGVTVVRDNSSAGNDSDGNESTSRKFPAELVASLARDYPNDVDSRLDAFLIRRVGQYLNSHAITVKLFDEESFAKARQLEKEAEEQVQEAKSDDMQTGRRRYGGKGGRKGFGQLLMMLLMMKGTLLPIAFGGLAMLAGKAIMTAMMSLMLSAIVGLKSLTSGGGKQAVTYEIVQKPVYSHSHSHSHELHHEHLGGGGGYGGHGGGGGGGGGGGGYGHSSYGRSFNLEPGVTLRDAEESAEVEGVRLRSVQGADREKNSRQAQGDAQEMAYSAYVTQGVDAATRIS; this is encoded by the exons ATGTTCAGGAGAGATAGTGTAAGAATGGACTTTCGTATAACTACTGTACTCTTAGCTGTCATTGTGATTCATCATAATTCGCGTCTTGTGACTGCTGAGATTCTGACGTCTACTGTAGATGCCAAAGTAGAGACAGCTACACACGTTTATCCTTCGCCATCATCGGAGGATAGTCCATCTGCATCATGGAGAAATTTCGACGGGAGCAAGAACCACGTGCCCTTATCTGCAGGGGATATAATGAAGAAAGTCATGTCTAAGGGTTGTTCTCACAGATACACCTTCACCTGTCTGAAACTTGACGTCGTGTCCTTGGTGGATCGCTTGTCCGAAACGGACAAATATCAATTGCTGCCAGGGGTGACTGTCGTCAGGGACAATTCTAGTGCCGGAAATGACAGTGATGGGAATGAGTCCACAAGCAGGAAGTTTCCAGCGGAGTTGGTGGCGTCCTTGGCCAGGGATTATCCCAACGACGTAGACTCCCGTTTGGACGCTTTTCTAATCCGCAGAGTGGGGCAATATCTCAATTCACATGCGATCACCGTCAAACTTTTCGACGAGGAGAGTTTTGCAAAAGCGAGGCAGCTGGAAAAGGAGGCCGAGGAGCAAGTGCAGGAGGCAAAATCCGACGATATGCAAACAG GTCGTCGTAGATACGGAGGGAAGGGCGGCAGAAAGGGCTTTGGTCAGCTGTTGATGATGCTGCTGATGATGAAGGGCACGCTTCTGCCCATCGCATTCGGCGGCCTAGCCATGCTGGCCGGCAAGGCCATTATGACAGCCATGATGTCTCTCATGTTATCGGCCATCGTCGGTCTCAAATCTCTGACGAGCGGCGGAGGTAAGCAAGCCGTGACGTATGAGATAGTCCAGAAGCCGGTGTACTCTCATTCGCACTCCCACTCACACGAGCTACATCACGAACACCTGGGCGGCGGGGGCGGATACGGCGGCCACGGAGggggcggcggcggcggtggcggtGGAGGCGGCTACGGACACTCGTCATACGGCCGCAGTTTCAACTTGGAACCAGGAGTGACGCTACGAGACGCGGAAGAGTCTGCAGAGGTCGAGGGTGTTCGTTTGAGATCGGTGCAGGGTGCAGACAGAGAAAAGAATAGCAGACAAGCACAAGGGGATGCCCAAGAGATGGCTTACAGCGCTTATGTCACGCAGGGCGTCGACGCAGCGACCCGCATCAGCTAG